One stretch of Miscanthus floridulus cultivar M001 chromosome 18, ASM1932011v1, whole genome shotgun sequence DNA includes these proteins:
- the LOC136520237 gene encoding cyclin-dependent kinase F-4-like: protein MGPDFRGVIVLVSSPCSAGVIAFSARTWSTPPTQQVPLYPTSRCSRKFLAGGFVFTETSWSSLLSTAPEDHPALSNCLAWYTIIKEVGDGTFGSVWRATNKESGEVVAIKKMKKKYYSWEECINLREVKSLRRMNHPNIVKLKEVIRENDMLFFVFEYMECSLYQLMKSRGKPFSETEIRNWCFQIFQALSHMHQRGYFHRDLKPENLLVTKELIKIADFGLAREISSEPPYTEYVSTRWYRAPEVLLQATVYNAAVDMWAMGAIIAELFSLRPLFPGSSEPDELYKICSILGTPNQRTWPEGLKLAASIGFQFPQCESVHLSEVVPLASEDAISLISWLCSWDPRRRPTAVEVLQHPFFQPCFYVPPSLRFKPTGYASTPPSAGAKGAVDQKNIRRYSMGTVPNARPTVNYSYLSNNTPARAAVVQRKLELDHQLPETNHKVTKANVMNQSWYRPAAARNNGNYLAKDQNPRAPDLTEKLSQLSMGPNRVSGLGSERFATDLKYRTHGNTVKRPLPVGSRAWHSPADPFRRPYEMPGDRALLPRKLVS, encoded by the exons ATGGGTCCGGACTTCCGTGGCGTTATCGTGCTG GTTTCATCGCCGTGCTCTGCTGGAGTTATAGCATTTTCAGCAAGGACATGGAGTACACCCCCTACGCAGCAAGTTCCTCTGTATCCCACATCTCGCTGCTCGAGGAAGTTCTTGGCTGGAGGTTTTGTCTTTACGGAGACTTCCTGGTCATCTCTTTTGTCAACTGCACCTGAGGATCACCCCGCGCTTAGCAACTGCCTTGCCTG GTATACGATCATAAAGGAAGTTGGTGATGGAACATTTGGGAGTGTTTGGCGTGCAACCAATAAGGAAAGTGGTGAAGTG GTTGCAATCAAGAAGAtgaagaaaaaatattattcttggGAAGAGTGCATAAACCTCCGCGAAGTGAAG TCCCTGCGAAGGATGAACCATCCAAACATTGTGAAGCTCAAAGAAGTCATAAGAGAGAATGATATGTTGTTCTTTGTTTTTGAGTACATG GAATGTAGTCTTTATCAGCTGATGAAGAGCAGAGGGAAGCCTTTCTCAGAGACTGAAATCCGAAACTGGTGCTTTCAAATATTTCAAGCTCTGAGTCACATGCATCAGCGTGGATATTTTCACCGTGACCTTAAGCCTG AAAATTTGCTTGTTACAAAGGAGCTCATCAAGATAGCGGATTTTGGACTTGCTCGTGAAATTTCTTCTGAGCCACCATATACAGAATATGTGTCCACTCGTTG GTATCGTGCCCCTGAAGTTCTTCTACAGGCTACTGTTTACAATGCAGCAGTTG ACATGTGGGCAATGGGTGCCATTATTGCTGAGCTTTTTTCGCTGCGACCACTTTTTCCTGGCTCAAG TGAACCAGATGAACTCTACAAAATCTGTAGCATTCTTGGCACTCCGAATCAGCGCACTTGGCCTGAAGGACTGAAGCTAGCAGCATCTATAGGTTTTCAGTTCCCTCAG TGTGAAAGCGTACATCTTTCGGAAGTGGTTCCCTTAGCAAGCGAAGATGCAATCAGCCTTATTTCG TGGCTTTGCTCATGGGACCCACGAAGAAGGCCAACAGCAGTGGAGGTTTTGCAGCATCCCTTCTTTCAG CCATGCTTCTATGTCCCTCCTTCACTCCGCTTCAAACCCACTGGATATGCATCAACCCCACCATCAG CTGGGGCTAAAGGAGCTGTGGATCAGAAGAACATTAGGAGATACTCCATGGGGACTGTACCCAATGCGAGGCCAACAGTTAATTACTCGTACTTGAGCAATAACACTCCAGCAAGAGCAG CTGTTGTGCAAAGGAAATTGGAGTTGGATCATCAG CTCCCAGAGACTAACCATAAGGTGACAAAGGCGAACGTGATGAATCAGTCTTGGTACAGACCAGCAGCAGCAAGGAACAATG GGAATTACCTTGCCAAGGATCAGAACCCCCGTGCACCTGACCTTACTGAGAAGCTGTCTCAGCTGTCAATGGGCCCCAACAGAGTTTCGGGTTTGGGTTCCGAGAGGTTCGCTACAGACCTGAAGTATCGAACCCATGGGAACACTGTCAAGCGCCCCTTGCCTGTGGGATCCAGGGCGTGGCACAGTCCAGCCGACCCCTTTCGGCGCCCATACGAGATGCCAGGTGATAGGGCTCTCCTTCCAAGGAAGCTTGTAAGCTGA
- the LOC136522053 gene encoding superoxide dismutase [Fe] 1, chloroplastic-like isoform X1: protein MASTALVAVGGGISLGLVASSSVASCSLRAGGDSRRLGRRLVLLRRRGAEGQRTRGRNCPKFNCANEVDVVTEDDSVDGDATDDEAGLEAAADDAIDADVDTEDELDSSLPEDVEWIKQQPLPYPLDALEPYISKETVQQHWGVHQQIHVDRLNGMIGGSEWEGMSLGQMMLASFNEGREEPHPPFFHAAQVWNHDFYWQSMKPGGGGKPPERLLKFIDRDFGSYEGMIRQFMDAALTQFGSGWVWLSYKGSGLPYVKSRSPIPSDNYGRLVISKTPNAINPLVWGHSPLLAIDVWEHAYYLDYEDRRADYVSAILEKLVSWEIVESRLKKAVVRAVERDESLRRRILRKQHLAQANGQSRARPRTRQGRSTGRQGDQEVARSSPVEA from the exons ATGGCGTCCACCGCGCTGGTGGCAGTGGGCGGCGGCATTTCTCTCGGTCTCGTCGCCTCCTCCAGCGTCGCATCCTGCTCCCTGCGCGCCGGCGGCGACTCCCGTCGGCTTGGCCGCCGCCTCGTCCTCCTGCGGAGAAGAGGCGCCGAG GGACAGAGGACGAGGGGACGGAATTGCCCAAAATTTAATTGCGCCAATGAGGTGGATGTGGTGACCGAGGATGACAGTGTTGATGGTGATGCTACTGACGACGAAGCAGGCCTTGAGGCTGCAGCTGATGACGCCATTGATGCTGATGTTGATACCGAAGATGAACTGGATTCTTCGCTGCCTGAGGATGTTGAGTGGATAAAGCAGCAGCCACTTCCTTATCCTTTG GATGCTCTGGAGCCATACATAAGCAAGGAGACTGTGCAGCAGCACTGGGGAGTTCATCAGCAGATTCACGTGGATCGGCTCAATGGCATGATTGGTGGTAGCGAGTGGGAAGGCATGTCGCTGGGACAGATGATGCTCGCCTCCTTCAACGAGGGCAGGGAGGAGCCCCATCCCCCCTTCTTCCATGCCGCACAG GTATGGAACCATGATTTCTATTGGCAATCCATGAAACCTGGCGGTGGAGGCAAGCCACCAGAACGGCTTTTGAAATTTATTGATAGAGACTTTGGCTCCTATGAGGGTATGATCCGACAATTCATGGATGCTGCACTAACTCAATTTGGTTCTGGATGGGTTTGGCTTTCCT ACAAAGGAAGCGGTTTGCCTTATGTGAAATCAAGAAGCCCAATCCCATCGGACAACTATGGTAGGCTGGTCATCTCAAAGACTCCAAATGCCATCAACCCTCTTGTCTGGGGCCACTCT CCACTCCTTGCGATTGATGTTTGGGAG CATGCGTACTACCTGGATTACGAG GATCGAAGGGCTGATTATGTTTCTGCGATTCTAGAGAAGCTTGTGTCGTGGGAAATAGTCGAGTCGAGGCTCAAAAAAGCCGTTGTACGGGCAGTAGAAAGAGATGAGAGTCTCCGCAGAAGAATCCTAAGGAAGCAGCATTTAGCTCAGGCGAATGGACAGAGTAGAGCTAGGCCTCGCACTCGGCAAGGCAGATCGACAGGGAGGCAAGGAGACCAAGAGGTCGCCAGGAGCAGTCCTGTGGAGGCATGA
- the LOC136520771 gene encoding acyl-CoA-binding domain-containing protein 1-like translates to MGLQEEFEEHAEKAKTLPDTTTNENKLILYGLYKQATVGDVNTGRPGIFSLKERAKWDAWKAVEGKSKDEAMTDYITKVKQLLEEAAASTS, encoded by the exons ATGGGTCTGCAG GAGGAGTTTGAGGAGCACGCCGAGAAGGCCAAGACATTGCCTGACACGACGACGAACGAGAACAAGCTCATCCTCTACGGGCTGTACAAGCAGGCCACCGTCGGCGATGTCAACACCG GGCGTCCTGGCATTTTCAGCCTGAAAGAGAGAGCCAAATGGGATGCTTGGAAGGCTGTTGAAG GGAAATCCAAGGATGAAGCAATGACCGACTACATCACCAAAGTGAAGCAGCTGCTGGAGGAGGCCGCCGCATCCACTTCCTAG
- the LOC136523020 gene encoding protein CYCLOPS-like: protein MEMEGRGLSDLFRNTSEEIFLKAVMENSMGVAAAPSMEMLGFKNMSQGLREDSEELFNSWLMNGEIPGFGSVNNRPRQPSRLSSEAAAGLPNQQHDIAQQNFLTDNLVPQNLAIPSVEYPNNHNQQSLKYSAEKGMQASDLLLAKAWFHSTQPMTRSRSSELRRRYAAMQTNLAPITIGSIEATNQLKQDFTNTTNSTPMSNTPVHTPKFVSPSSSSTSPLDNPHMAAQDTVTSVVSMLKDTLERKKLGSHANKDTSVGNSFGFYTQQFQQNILGGTDFFPIVTTAQVEDSLMLPKVERPMEPNNGNFVAPANQVWFSAASREPSHSGSSTAMTTHSAGFEMCDELPPTGQAMSVCESTRKNAANGTTDCKSKGKEYRERVQKDTLKDERKKAALTRMGSISSEQAADDGDPTKKRRVERSRKMAEAKERSSTPVIPSDMQAVLKRCETLEKEVRSLKLNLSFMNRKDSEQTKQIEELQKQNEDLTEEKERLLEEIERIVSDPNT from the exons ATGGAGATGGAGGGGAGGGGCCTATCTGATTTGTTCAGGAACACCAGCGAGGAGATCTTCCTCAAGGCAGTGATGGAGAACTCAATGGGAGTGGCAGCAGCGCCAAGCATGGAGATGCTGGGGTTCAAGAACATGTCGCAAGGTCTCAGAGAAGATAGCGAGGAGTTGTTCAACAGCTGGCTTATGAATGGAGAG ATCCCAGGATTTGGTTCAGTGAACAATCGCCCTCGACAGCCATCTAG GTTGTCATCAGAAGCTGCAGCAGGCCTTCCGAATCAACAGCATGACATTGCTCAACAAAATTTTCTCACTGACAACTTGGTTCCACAGAACTTAGCAATTCCTTCAGTCGAATATCCAAATAACCACAACCAGCAATCACTCAAGTACT cagcagagaagggaatgcaagccAGTGACCTACTTCTAGCAAAA GCCTGGTTCCACAGCACTCAACCAATGACTAGAAGTCGTTCGTCAGAGTTAAG GAGGAGGTATGCTGCAATGCAAACTAATTTGGCACCAATAACTATAGGAAGCATTGAAGCAACTAACCAATTAAAACAAGATTTTACAAACACAACAAACAGCACACCAATGAGCAACACACCTGTTCATACACCAAAGTTTGTATCTCCTTCAAGTTCATCAACATCCCCTCTGGATAATCCACATATGGCAGCACAAGATACTGTTACCTCAGTGGTGAGCATGCTCAAGGACACGCTTGAGCGCAAGAAGCTTGGTAGCCATGCTAACAAAGACACCTCAGTAGGCAATTCTTTTGGATTCTATACTCAGCAGTTTCAACAGAACATTCTTGGAGGAACAGATTTCTTTCCCATAGTGACAACTGCCCAAGTTGAGGATTCCCTGATGCTTCCCAAGGTTGAGAGGCCCATGGAACCAAACAATGGTAACTTCGTTGCTCCTGCAAACCAGGTTTGGTTCAGTGCAGCGTCTCGAGAGCCTTCGCACAGTGGATCCTCTACTGCTATGACCACTCATTCAGCTGGATTTGAAATGTGTGATGAGCTACCTCCCACAGGGCAAGCGATGTCTGTTTGTGAGAGCACTAGAAAAAATGCTGCAAATGGAACAACCGACTGCAAATCAAAAGGCAAAG AATACAGAGAGAGGGTACAAAAGGATACTTTGAAAGATGAGAGAAAG AAAGCAGCCCTAACTCGAATGGGATCCATTTCATCGGAACAAGCAG CTGATGATGGAGATCCTACAAAGAAGCGCAGGGTTGAGCGCTCACGCAA AATggcagaagcaaaggaaagaagttCCACACCAGTAATACCATCTGACATGCAAGCCGTACTTAAACGCTGCGAAACCCTAGAGAAGGAGGTCCGATCACTAAAACTTAACCTGTCTTTCATGAACAG GAAAGATTCAGAGCAGACCAAGCAGATCGAGGAGCTACAGAAGCAAAACGAGGACTTAACCGAAGAGAAGGAGCGGCTGCTGGAAGAGATCGAAAGAATTGTCTCCGACCCCAACACATGA
- the LOC136522823 gene encoding uncharacterized protein codes for MVVALGPGRFYGSGLPRPRFFPGDRVDPPASVTDPLLEWAREAHWSMGGFSVKRLRLQGRIEGSIDKLRRSARRDARAKAKATRSAGHMPASLAALGSDDDASEDEEEVAARERAMKRELVDDDEDSDGSDESQEEEEDEPLAAIVTAAKKTRARKLSDEFDRIAAEQQPQQQMVEKKQKAGAATPARTSPRRKASAPAAGAPAWASPKRKAAAKAAAPSSAAGARSSSPRNKH; via the coding sequence ATGGTGGTGGCGCTCGGACCCGGCCGGTTCTACGGCAGCGGCCTGCCGAGGCCGCGCTTCTTCCCGGGCGACCGCGTCGACCCGCCGGCATCCGTCACGGACCCGCTCCTTGAGTGGGCGCGCGAGGCGCACTGGTCCATGGGTGGCTTCAGCGTGAAGCGCCTCCGCCTGCAGGGCCGCATCGAGGGCTCCATCGACAAGCTCCGCCGCAGCGCGCGCCGCGACGCCAGGGCCAAGGCCAAGGCCACCCGCTCCGCCGGCCACATGCCCGCCTCGCTCGCCGCGCTCGGATCCGACGACGACGCctccgaggacgaggaggaggtggcggcgcgGGAGCGGGCCATGAAGCGGGAGCtcgtcgacgacgacgaggactcCGATGGGTCCGACGAGTcgcaggaggaagaggaggacgagCCACTCGCGGCCATCGTCACCGCAGCCAAGAAGACGCGCGCGAGGAAGCTCAGCGACGAGTTCGATCGCATCGCCGCggagcagcagccgcagcagcagaTGGTGGAGAAGAAGCAGAAGGCTGGTGCCGCCACGCCGGCGAGGACGTCGCCGAGGAGGAAGGCTTCTGCACCCGCTGCTGGGGCGCCGGCGTGGGCGTCGCCAAAGAGGAAGGCTGCTGCAAAGGCCGCGGCGCCATCATCGGCGGCTGGGGCAAGGAGTTCCTCGCCGAGGAACAAGCACTGA
- the LOC136522053 gene encoding superoxide dismutase [Fe] 1, chloroplastic-like isoform X2, translating to MASTALVAVGGGISLGLVASSSVASCSLRAGGDSRRLGRRLVLLRRRGAERTRGRNCPKFNCANEVDVVTEDDSVDGDATDDEAGLEAAADDAIDADVDTEDELDSSLPEDVEWIKQQPLPYPLDALEPYISKETVQQHWGVHQQIHVDRLNGMIGGSEWEGMSLGQMMLASFNEGREEPHPPFFHAAQVWNHDFYWQSMKPGGGGKPPERLLKFIDRDFGSYEGMIRQFMDAALTQFGSGWVWLSYKGSGLPYVKSRSPIPSDNYGRLVISKTPNAINPLVWGHSPLLAIDVWEHAYYLDYEDRRADYVSAILEKLVSWEIVESRLKKAVVRAVERDESLRRRILRKQHLAQANGQSRARPRTRQGRSTGRQGDQEVARSSPVEA from the exons ATGGCGTCCACCGCGCTGGTGGCAGTGGGCGGCGGCATTTCTCTCGGTCTCGTCGCCTCCTCCAGCGTCGCATCCTGCTCCCTGCGCGCCGGCGGCGACTCCCGTCGGCTTGGCCGCCGCCTCGTCCTCCTGCGGAGAAGAGGCGCCGAG AGGACGAGGGGACGGAATTGCCCAAAATTTAATTGCGCCAATGAGGTGGATGTGGTGACCGAGGATGACAGTGTTGATGGTGATGCTACTGACGACGAAGCAGGCCTTGAGGCTGCAGCTGATGACGCCATTGATGCTGATGTTGATACCGAAGATGAACTGGATTCTTCGCTGCCTGAGGATGTTGAGTGGATAAAGCAGCAGCCACTTCCTTATCCTTTG GATGCTCTGGAGCCATACATAAGCAAGGAGACTGTGCAGCAGCACTGGGGAGTTCATCAGCAGATTCACGTGGATCGGCTCAATGGCATGATTGGTGGTAGCGAGTGGGAAGGCATGTCGCTGGGACAGATGATGCTCGCCTCCTTCAACGAGGGCAGGGAGGAGCCCCATCCCCCCTTCTTCCATGCCGCACAG GTATGGAACCATGATTTCTATTGGCAATCCATGAAACCTGGCGGTGGAGGCAAGCCACCAGAACGGCTTTTGAAATTTATTGATAGAGACTTTGGCTCCTATGAGGGTATGATCCGACAATTCATGGATGCTGCACTAACTCAATTTGGTTCTGGATGGGTTTGGCTTTCCT ACAAAGGAAGCGGTTTGCCTTATGTGAAATCAAGAAGCCCAATCCCATCGGACAACTATGGTAGGCTGGTCATCTCAAAGACTCCAAATGCCATCAACCCTCTTGTCTGGGGCCACTCT CCACTCCTTGCGATTGATGTTTGGGAG CATGCGTACTACCTGGATTACGAG GATCGAAGGGCTGATTATGTTTCTGCGATTCTAGAGAAGCTTGTGTCGTGGGAAATAGTCGAGTCGAGGCTCAAAAAAGCCGTTGTACGGGCAGTAGAAAGAGATGAGAGTCTCCGCAGAAGAATCCTAAGGAAGCAGCATTTAGCTCAGGCGAATGGACAGAGTAGAGCTAGGCCTCGCACTCGGCAAGGCAGATCGACAGGGAGGCAAGGAGACCAAGAGGTCGCCAGGAGCAGTCCTGTGGAGGCATGA